CATAGGACTAGGATAAGGTGTTACGTGTGAATCTACAGGTGCTGCCTTCTGAATACCTTGGCAGAAGGTTATTAATCGTTCAGCACTTCCAAATTCAACCGACTGAATTAAATCAGTTCGTGGTTCATGCCACAATGGATCAGTACGGAAGCCCAGCTTTTCCAACATTGCAGACGAGAAGATCGCCCCTTTTAACGCTTCACCTACTACATGCGGAGCTAAGAAGAATCCTTGGAACATCTCCAATAAGGAGTATAATGACGCTCCTCCCTCCGCTCCAATCCCAGGAGCTGCCATACGATAAGACGCCATTGTAACCAGATCCTCACGCCCCACAATATACCCGCCTGTTTTGACCAAGCCACCACCTGGATTTTTAATCAGCGAACCCGCCATAATATCAGCGCCGACCTGTAGTGGTTCCTTTTCTTCTGTAAATTCACCATAGCAATTATCTACAAACACGTTTAATTCAGGGCGGATTTCTTTAACAAAAGAAATCATTTCCTCTATCTTAGCAATCGTAAACGACGGGCGATCGGCATATCCACGTGAGCGCTGAATACCAATCACTTTCGTTTCGGGACGAATCGCCGTCCTTACAGCATTAAAATCAATGCTTCCATCCTCTAATAATGGTACATAGTCATAACTAATCCCATAATCCTTCAAGGAGCCTTGACCTTCCCCACGTACCCCTACTACTTCTTCTAACGTATCGTATGGTTTGCCCGTTATATATAATAAGTGATCTCCTGGGCGCAGCATCCCAAATAAACTAATAGCAATAGCATGCGTACCGGATATGATATGCGGTCGTACTAAGGCCGCTTCTCCACCAAACACCTCTGCATAAATGGATTCTAATGTAGTACGACCACTGTCATCATAGCCATATCCTGTAGATGGCGAAAAATGAAATTCATTCACTTCATGCTTTTGGAATGAGCGCAACACCTTTAATTGATTATAATCAACCAAGCGAGACACTTCCTGATGTCGCTTGGCAATCATTTCTTCTACCTCTTCCACGAGCGGGCGAAATTGCTCTCCGTGTGTAAACAGTTGAAACATGTTCTTTCTCACCTTTCTCTTACCATTCCTCTTCGTTGATAACTGGTGGATTTACCATATATGGAATCAAGCGACCATACATTGGCTCATCTGGCTTAATACGTATCGTAATATGATAAGCGGTGCCATCTTCGGAGAATTCCTGCTCCATTTCCAATCCAGCTCGATGCATCATGGAAATCACATCTCCACGTTCCATCGGAATAATCAGCTCAACACTCTCATATCCCGTCAATACAATTCCTTCTATTCTATTTAACAGACGTTGTAAATCTTGCTCGGACAATGCTGATACCTGAATCGAATCTTCAAGATGCGGTAGATACTTGTCAGAATCAAGCAAGTCAGCCTTATTATATACGACTAATCGTGGGATGCTTTCAGCTTCTAAATCCTTTAAGACTTTATCTACAACTTCCATATGAACTTCAAAGTCAGGGTGAGAGCAGTCGACCACATGTAAAATTAAATCTGCCTCTTGAACCCCTTCTAAGGTTGAACGGAAAGCTGCAATCAGAGCTGTCGGTAGGTCTTGAATAAAACCAACCGTATCCGTCAACAGTACTTCCTTTCCACTAGGCAAAGCCAGCTGACGTGTGGTTGGGTCAAGCGTAGCAAATAATTTATCCTCTTGCAATGTGTCCGCTTTTGTTAAATTATTTAGTAAGGTAGATTTGCCTGCATTCGTATAGCCAACCAGCGCGATTTGGTACACGTGGTTTTTCTTCCGACGCTCACGGTGAAGCTGACGAGTCCGCACGATATCATCTAACTGTTGCTTTAACTCGCTAATTCGACGACGAATATGACGGCGGTCTGTTTCCAATTTGGTCTCACCAGGACCACGTGTACCAATTCCACCACCCAATCGGGACATTTGGTTTCCCTGTCCGGCAAGTCGGGGTAGTAAATAGCTATATTGCGCTAGCTCTACTTGGATTTTACCTTCTCGTGAATTAGCTCTACTCGCAAATATATCTAGTATCAACTGTGTACGGTCAATTACTCGACATTCAAATAAAGCCTCCAAATTACGGTTTTGGCTAGAAGATAATTCATCATTAAAAATGACAACATCCACATCCAGACTTACTGCTAATTCAGCAATTTCCTGAATTTTACCCGTTCCTAGATACCAAGCTGAATCTACTCGATCTCGATTTTGGGTGATAACTTCTAGCACTTCAACACCGGCCGTACGTGCTAGCTCTCCCAACTCCTCCATGGACAATCGCATTCGTTCTTCATCCCGTTGATCTAATAGACAACCGACTACTATAGCTGTTTGTTGTTTATTCCATTCACTCATATATGTATCCTTCCTTCCCACGTCCCCAGACGAAAAGAACGGCATCCGCCCGCATGTGTCTAGCAAACGTATGCCCTGATTCATTCTTTTACTAACTAGTAATCAATATACCTTCTTTTTTACCCATTTGTCATCCCTTTCATCCTTCTACCATGAAATCCAGAGGGATGCGGAGCTTGATTCACCAGATTTTAAAACAAATGTTGTAGTCGTTAAACATCAGATTTTCAGTTCAAAAACGGATTACTTACCTGTAAGTCTTCTGACCGTATGTTCATTAATTCTTCCTTGCTTGGATTAGAGCTCTTTAATAAACGCATAGCTTGTGCTCGAATTGCTTTCTCCAGCAAATTCCGTATGTAACGAGCATTGCTAAATGACTCCAAAAAAGGATCGGATAGTAGATGGATCAGATGTTGTTTCATTTTTTCTTTTGCCGTAGAGGTGAGCACATATTGTTTTTCCTCGACCATAATAGAAGCAATCTCCATTAACTCCTCCACCTCATAATCAGTAAAATGAATCTGGATGGGAAAGCGCGAAGGTAGACCTGGATTAATGTGTAGAAACTCATCCATCTCCTCTGTGTACCCTGCCAAAATGCAAATAAATTCATTTTTATGATCTTCCATCGCCTTTGTTAGACAATCCACTGCTTCCTTGCCAAAATCCTTTTCTCCTCCGCGTGCTAACGAATAAGCCTCATCCACAAACAGGATACCACCCAAAGCTTTTTTTATTAAATCTCGTGTTTTCTGTGCTGTATGTCCGATGAACTCTCCCACCAGATCGGCTCGCTCCACCTCAATTAAATGCCCCTTGCTTAATATTCCCATCTCTTTGAGTACCTTTCCAAAAATCCGGGCCACAGTAGTCTTTCCTGTTCCTGGACTACCTTTAAATACCATATGATATACTTGTTGTTCTGTCTTTAATTGATGCTTTGCTCGTTCACGGTTCGTTCTAAGGAGAGCATAAATCTCGTACATGACAAGCTTTGCCTCATCTAATCCAATCATTTTTTCCAGCTCATTAATAACTGATTTGATTTGATCATTAGCTGTAGAGCGTACCGTGTCTGCCAATGGCTCTGGTTCCTTTAGCGGCTGTACCACCGGATGATGAAACACAAATTGAATTCGATGTGGTGATTCCGGCGATTCTGTAACGACCGTTTTGGTCATGGTCGCAGCCTGTTTCATGTCCCATCACCTGCCTTCCATAATCGTCTCTACAGTATACGCAGCATGCTTTAAAATCCTGTACAGAAAATCCAAAAATAAATAGCTTGATTTATAAAAAAATCCCGTCTCACCTGTTACAGTGATCCGGGAATACTTCCTATCTGTCAACTAAAACGGCTTTACCTGTGGTCGCATCAATAAAAACATTTTTATCTACCCTTTTTTCCACAAGTTGGTACACCAACCTAGGGTCCTTTCCCCCACCTACAAACTCATACACTAGCTTTACTGGATTATGACGAAGCCACTCACTAGCTCCCACTTTCGTTGACATAATAGCATTTCGATCCGGGAGCTTGACTTGCTTATTAGGTACATAAGGTTTTTCAATTGAATCTTTTATAAATGAGATTCCTTCTCCTGTAGCTGAATCTATTTTAACCGAATAGCTGATATATGAATCAACCGTCGGTAGAACCGGAATGCCTTGATAGCTTTTAAAGAAACGGAATTTATATGAGTATTCATCCTCATTACTGTATGTGAGTTGTACTTCCTTGTCCCAGGAATCAAGGTATTTCTCCAGAAAACGAATCGCTTTCTCTTTAGCATTCTCTTTAGAAATTTTCCCTTTCGCTTTAGGAGTATCCTTGGTAATTTGTAAGACACGCCCAGAACTTAATTCAGTGAAAACCGTATATTCACCCCTTTCTCCAAATTGATAAACCGCCTCGTTCTCTTTCTTACGTTGTTTATGATCATCCCAATTATTTGAATAGACTTTTAATGGCCCCTTTATTTCATACTCCCGTTTAATGAGTAGCTCTGCTTCTTGTTGAGTGCGTGCAATTACAGGCTTATTCGGTGGATCCATTTGAATCAAGGTCGGAGGATCATAATCGTAGTATGTATGATAGATCGGTTTACCCGTTATTGCGTCGAAATTATACATATCCAGGATACCTGGTGTGTATTCTAGAATCGGGCGGTCGTTTTTCGGATCAAAATGTTCTACATACCTTAATTTTATATATTTTTGTAAATAATCCCCTAATTCATGTGAAGGAATTACTTTTGATGGAAGCGGAAAAGCTGCTTTATCTACAAAAGAATCTAAACTACCCTGTCTCCAATACCCATCTAACTCGCCTTTTTCATTAATATCAATCCCGATGTAATCTCCCGATACAGGAATTTTATTAACAAATCGCTGGAAACTAATTGATCTATCTAACCCAATTTGCTTATACTCATTACTCTTTTCTCCTAGCATCTCTTGGAGAATGGCAGTTCCCCTTTGTATAAGAACAGATTTTGTTGCCCTGATCCTCTCCTCTCCTAATACGTCGAGTTTTTCCAACTCTCCACTCGTCCGATCGATCCGAATTTCTGCTGACCATCCCTCACCTTTTTCTTTTTTCTTTTCTTTCATATAAATATCGTATCTATCACTATTATCTATCGTATCTATCACTATTATCGCTCAGCTTTGTTACTTGGCCATTTTGCAGATAAGGCGCAAATTTATAAAGTGACTGTACCGTTTTTTTCGCTTCTGGAGACAATCCTTTTAATTCGGTTTCATGCTTTATAATTACTGGATGTAAAGTAACCTGCGATGTTTCCCCGATCCATGCGGACCGTGTTCCTAGCACGACCAAAGCAAAGCCACATGCTAAAGATAGGGAAGTAAACACACGACGGTTTTTCAGCTTTTTCTGACGAATCCCTTCCCAAATTTTAGCTTCCATTTGAGGAGTGAAGGGAAGCATATCTAAATTGGCCGCTCTAAACTCTTGTACTATTTTTTTATCGAATGAATCTACACCCATGACTCTCCCCTACTTTCCAGCATCTGCTTGATCTGTTGACGAGCACGCGAAAGTCTTTTCCGTACTGCCTCTTCTTTCATCTGCATAATAAATGCTATTTCTTTCATTTCCAGCTCTTGATAATAACGTAAAATAATGACTTGGCGATAATCTGGGGACAAAGACATTACCAGCTTTTTTAATTCAGTTGCTCGATTTTGCTTAAAAAATACACTTTCCGTATCATCCGTTACCTTATTTTGCGCTTGTTGTTGACTTTGCAAGGTAAGCTTTGAAAAAATCGTTCGAAACGACCAGGAACGGACATACTTCTTCGTTTCATTGATCGCAATTCGATACAACCATGTCTTAGGCTCTGATTCCCCTCTAAAACAATCCCAATTCATGTAAGCCTTCATAAACGTTTCCTGTGTAATGTCCTCTGCAATCTTTTGGTCTTTTATCATGAGATACACCATATTTAAAATCTTTTGGCCATATTCATGCATAAGAGACTCGAAAATAATCTCTTTAGACATCGTTAAAGCGATTTCCGCTTTTTCCAATGTGTTCACCCGCTTTATGTATTCTTTTTCCTCTATAAAATTAGATTCTGCTAAACAATTTTTGTGACAATGATTTTTATAGAAATACTTCCATTCAACATGAAAAACCGCCCTCATAGGAGAGCGGTTTACATCGAGCTCAGTCATTTGGGGTACTAGCGGTACTGTTCTTTAACACATCTACCTCCATTATAGAGTTAGATCATCAAAGCGAACCGGATACCACAATCTGGGTAATCATTTCATCGTCCACGGCACATCAACCTCCTATAAAGACTGTTGCGCGTTTCTAATTGGTGACCACCGAGCTCGATGATTATAGTGTAGCCACATTGAACATTTCTATACATGACTTACACATTTTTTCTAAAATCGCTAGCTGAAACTCCATATTGTTGCTTCCATACGCGTTGAAATGAGCTGACACTACCAAACCCAGCTTCAAAAGCAATTCGTGTGATTTCCCAATCAGTTGTACGTAGTAAATAAGCTGCCTCTTTTATTCGTAATTGTTGCAGATATTGTCCAGGTGTCATTCTTTTATTTTTTTTAAACTGATGAATAAAATGATATTTACTACTACCAGCGATACCTGCTATCTCTTCAAGCGTTAAGGGGTGTTTAAATTCATCATGCATATAGTCAATCGCTCTTTTGACTCCTGGATGTTCATACAGTGAGGTCACTTTAAGCTCAGTGCATGTATTATTTTTTGAATGAAGGGTAAGGAATAGTCTTGCTACCTCCCACTCCTGCTCCATTTGAAGCAATTCATCCATCGGCTCAAACAACGATCGCTGAAAAGCACGTTGGACGGTTTGCTGAAAAAGGGGGACAATCTCCGTAGATAAACTTGTGTATTCAAGTGAATGTTTTGCTCTTGCAGGCTGTTCATTTTCCCAAACTTCTTGTAAAAAATCACACTGTAAGCTAACTAACATAATAGTAGCAGGACCATAAGTAGCAAGATGGCGATGTTGTTCATCTGGTTGTACCAACAGCCTTTGCCCAGAAGCCACTCTTTGGTATCGTTTATTCCATTGAATCTCTACCTCGTTGTCGAGCGGCATGCTTACTTGCAAGTAATTGCCATGATCATGTAATTCATCGCTTTCACCTTGTTGCAAGGTAAACAGTCGAAAACCACTGTTTTTCCATTCTAGAAGCATATCCATTTATTTATATTTCCCCCAACACAATAAATGCTAGCTAATACACAATTTTTAATGTGCACCATTTTCTGAAACTTAAAAGTATCTTTACTTAATTATGCAAACATAACGACGTCATAATAGGAAAGTAGAAGCTTTTACAAATAGTCTAACATAATGAAAAAAATAGAAAAGCGTTAATCTGTATACACTGTACTAACATATTTATCTATCCATCCCTGAACATATTCAATCACATCTCGTATGGATCTGCTTTTCTGGATTCTTGTTTGATTGAGTATTTCTCTCTCGTACTCCATAACGATCAATTCTATTCAAATTTTGTATTTTTAGCCACTGGTATTTACCCTTTCAAAAATAGAAGAGTCACCATATAATACATTAGCTCTAATAAACCTATTTATGGAAGTGGTGATTTAATTGCCTTTTGGCAACAAAATTGTAAATGGTAATTTTGAAACCGGCAGCCTGATCCCATGGAGTTCTTCGAATGTAGCAATTAGTAACCTGCAGAGTCACACTGGTTCTTATAGTGCACTACTTTTTGGAAATGCAGCTAACAGTTTTTTGTTTCAAGCAGTACCTGTAACAGTTGGAGATAGTTTTGAATTCTTTCTATCGATCGCAAAAATAGGAAATTTACCAAGCCCACAAGTAGATATTGCACTTATTTATTTAAATGCAGCTTCAACCCCTATAAGTATTGGGATGAGTATTATACTTCCAATAGGCCATCTTCCCGATAATCTGAATAATAACTGGAGTACCATCTACGAAATATCTTCCGTTGTACCTGCAATGGCTACTCATGCAATGGTGATTATTCATAAGATTCCTTCTCCATCAACTTCAGATATAGTAGTTGATGACATTGTATTAGTACAAACTGGAGCAGGGACAATAGGAAATACCGGGGCTACTGGCGCTACTGGTGACACTGGCGCTACCGGGATCACCGGCGCTACCGGAGACACCGGGGCTACCGGGATCACTGGCGCTACCGGAACTATCGGCGCTACTGGTGATACTGGCGCTACTGGTGACACTGGCGCTACCGGGATCACCGGCGCTACCGGAGACACCGGGGCTACCGGGATCACTGGCGCTACCGGAACTATCGGCGCTACTGGTGATACTGGCGCTACCGGAACTACCGGCGCTACGGGTATCACTGGCGCTACCGGAGACACCGGTGCTACGGGTATTACTGGCGCTACTGGTATTACTGGCGCTACCGGAATCACTGGCGCTACTGGCATTACTGGGGCTACTGGTATTACCGGCGCTACTGGTATTACCGGCGCTACGGGTATTACCGGCGCTACGGGCATTACCGGCGCTACTGGTGACACT
This is a stretch of genomic DNA from Brevibacillus laterosporus DSM 25. It encodes these proteins:
- a CDS encoding aminotransferase class I/II-fold pyridoxal phosphate-dependent enzyme, producing MFQLFTHGEQFRPLVEEVEEMIAKRHQEVSRLVDYNQLKVLRSFQKHEVNEFHFSPSTGYGYDDSGRTTLESIYAEVFGGEAALVRPHIISGTHAIAISLFGMLRPGDHLLYITGKPYDTLEEVVGVRGEGQGSLKDYGISYDYVPLLEDGSIDFNAVRTAIRPETKVIGIQRSRGYADRPSFTIAKIEEMISFVKEIRPELNVFVDNCYGEFTEEKEPLQVGADIMAGSLIKNPGGGLVKTGGYIVGREDLVTMASYRMAAPGIGAEGGASLYSLLEMFQGFFLAPHVVGEALKGAIFSSAMLEKLGFRTDPLWHEPRTDLIQSVEFGSAERLITFCQGIQKAAPVDSHVTPYPSPMPGYADEVIMAAGTFIQGASIEFSADGPLRAPYLGFVQGGLTYSHVKVGILTALDGMIAKGLLDL
- the hflX gene encoding GTPase HflX yields the protein MSEWNKQQTAIVVGCLLDQRDEERMRLSMEELGELARTAGVEVLEVITQNRDRVDSAWYLGTGKIQEIAELAVSLDVDVVIFNDELSSSQNRNLEALFECRVIDRTQLILDIFASRANSREGKIQVELAQYSYLLPRLAGQGNQMSRLGGGIGTRGPGETKLETDRRHIRRRISELKQQLDDIVRTRQLHRERRKKNHVYQIALVGYTNAGKSTLLNNLTKADTLQEDKLFATLDPTTRQLALPSGKEVLLTDTVGFIQDLPTALIAAFRSTLEGVQEADLILHVVDCSHPDFEVHMEVVDKVLKDLEAESIPRLVVYNKADLLDSDKYLPHLEDSIQVSALSEQDLQRLLNRIEGIVLTGYESVELIIPMERGDVISMMHRAGLEMEQEFSEDGTAYHITIRIKPDEPMYGRLIPYMVNPPVINEEEW
- a CDS encoding AAA family ATPase — protein: MKQAATMTKTVVTESPESPHRIQFVFHHPVVQPLKEPEPLADTVRSTANDQIKSVINELEKMIGLDEAKLVMYEIYALLRTNRERAKHQLKTEQQVYHMVFKGSPGTGKTTVARIFGKVLKEMGILSKGHLIEVERADLVGEFIGHTAQKTRDLIKKALGGILFVDEAYSLARGGEKDFGKEAVDCLTKAMEDHKNEFICILAGYTEEMDEFLHINPGLPSRFPIQIHFTDYEVEELMEIASIMVEEKQYVLTSTAKEKMKQHLIHLLSDPFLESFSNARYIRNLLEKAIRAQAMRLLKSSNPSKEELMNIRSEDLQVSNPFLN
- a CDS encoding YcdB/YcdC domain-containing protein; this translates as MIDTIDNSDRYDIYMKEKKKEKGEGWSAEIRIDRTSGELEKLDVLGEERIRATKSVLIQRGTAILQEMLGEKSNEYKQIGLDRSISFQRFVNKIPVSGDYIGIDINEKGELDGYWRQGSLDSFVDKAAFPLPSKVIPSHELGDYLQKYIKLRYVEHFDPKNDRPILEYTPGILDMYNFDAITGKPIYHTYYDYDPPTLIQMDPPNKPVIARTQQEAELLIKREYEIKGPLKVYSNNWDDHKQRKKENEAVYQFGERGEYTVFTELSSGRVLQITKDTPKAKGKISKENAKEKAIRFLEKYLDSWDKEVQLTYSNEDEYSYKFRFFKSYQGIPVLPTVDSYISYSVKIDSATGEGISFIKDSIEKPYVPNKQVKLPDRNAIMSTKVGASEWLRHNPVKLVYEFVGGGKDPRLVYQLVEKRVDKNVFIDATTGKAVLVDR
- a CDS encoding sigma-70 family RNA polymerase sigma factor, which produces MEKAEIALTMSKEIIFESLMHEYGQKILNMVYLMIKDQKIAEDITQETFMKAYMNWDCFRGESEPKTWLYRIAINETKKYVRSWSFRTIFSKLTLQSQQQAQNKVTDDTESVFFKQNRATELKKLVMSLSPDYRQVIILRYYQELEMKEIAFIMQMKEEAVRKRLSRARQQIKQMLESRGESWV
- a CDS encoding AraC family transcriptional regulator translates to MDMLLEWKNSGFRLFTLQQGESDELHDHGNYLQVSMPLDNEVEIQWNKRYQRVASGQRLLVQPDEQHRHLATYGPATIMLVSLQCDFLQEVWENEQPARAKHSLEYTSLSTEIVPLFQQTVQRAFQRSLFEPMDELLQMEQEWEVARLFLTLHSKNNTCTELKVTSLYEHPGVKRAIDYMHDEFKHPLTLEEIAGIAGSSKYHFIHQFKKNKRMTPGQYLQQLRIKEAAYLLRTTDWEITRIAFEAGFGSVSSFQRVWKQQYGVSASDFRKNV